TTGTAATATCATAATAACTTTATGTTAGATTTTTTATATATTCTTATAAGTACAAGATATTTTATTAGGTATAGTACATATTCTAATCATTTTTTTTAATTAACAAACTGTTCTTTTCAAAACAAAATCGTAAAGAAACTAAACAGTTTTTCGTGAAAACTATTCTAACTTTATTCTGAAAAATAAAGTTATGGATGAGTATAGCTTTTACATATTGGTAGACCTAGCCAGCACATATCAGTGAACGTTCATACAAAGTCAAAACATGTATCCAAATGACTCAACAAATTTTACATGAATCTTTATCAACGGCTATACCAAATTCAGAAGAACCAAATTCAGAAGAACCAAATAGTCACGATAGCTACAAAAATGTTATTTCACGACATATAATAAAAAGTGCATGAATCAAAGAAAACTCATAAAAGATGATGCATGTAAACAGCATGTTATAGAATGCAAATTGACTCGAACTTTAACTTCTTCGAACAATATATTACAATGAGATCAGGCTTTGTCCGTCTTAAAATGATGTTTTTGGTTACTAATTTCAGAATAATTAGCATAGATCGACGGACCAGTTTATGGATCAAGTCATTATGAATTGGGTTGGACAACGTAAATCAAACTCTTAAACCATGTTAAATTTTGCTTTTAACAAGATAAATTATTAATAGATCCTCTGTTTCAATTTAGTTATCGTTGTGAAGTAAAATTTTTGTTTAAAAATAAGTGTCGTGGCAGAAAGTTACAATCTAAGTTTCTCATCCTGGAATAAATCTGCATGGGTTTAGAGTCCAAGATAGAGAGAGACTTAAATGTTATACCGAAACCCTGAGTTTATGTAAATTTGGTTGAATCAATGCTAAGCTGTCTGGAAATTTATCAAAGAAAACTCAATATGAAACATGGAGTAATAATAAAAGAAAGAAAAGAAGACAGCATGAGAAACTCTGGCAATGTAGAAACGTGTTACGACCACAACTAATCTGTAAAGCTATCAGATCGAACGCAATCTAAAACTTCGTCAAACTGTAGGATTTATTTTCAATTTCTTAATTTCAGTTGTAATTAGTTTTATTATATGTTTTGATAAGTTGGGATATATCATCTGAAATTTACCAGGATATATAAGTTATAATTATTAAAATTGATTGGAAATGAATATTACAAACCATTATTCATAAATTGGTAGACTAGTAACAAAACACTAATTTTACATTCGAATTATAGAACTTCTATGTTTTTGTGAAGCAAAATAAGTTATACGACTCACGTATGGTCACAACAAGATACACATAGTCTAATCAATTCCTATAAGCACGATCTGGATACTTGGAAACATGTTAAGTAAATATATACACATCGCATTATCGAAAGCGTGCGAACACAAACTGTTATAATAATAAATAACTAAAACAAATCAAATCAGATAAATCCCAACTGTTCAGAATCATCATCAACCCTTACATAATATTTCACTTCTCGTTCCTTGGATTCGACTTCAATGGGCAAACCGGAGAGGAAAGCCAGAGAGAAGACATTCTCTTCGTCTTCTTATTTTCTTCGTTGTTTCGGTATTTCCCGGAAAATACATTCACACAAACCAACTCTAGACGACGACGCCGGTCAAGATAGGAGACGTTGGTTTTCACGAGCGACAAAATGTCGTCTGAAAAACTGCCAGATCAAAACGATGCCGGAGAAACAAAATTGGACTATTGAAGATGATAAGCAAAATCTGTTGCGGGTGATACGTCAAGTTACTAATCAGAAGAATGTGGCTGCCGTTGAACAGAAAACCAAAGAGGTATATAAGCATTACGACGTCGCTTCATTCGTTAGTATTTATGCATGGTGAAAACATTGTTCACGTCCTGACGTTATGTCCATGAAAAGTTGACACGTCATCATTTCTTTTTCACATTCCACAGAAAAAAATGAGCGAGCAAAGAGACATAAACCCGGAACCGTTGACTTTATCAGGATACGACATGTGTTACGAACAGGCATCAACTACTACAGTTCGTGTCGGGAAACTTGAACCGAATAAAACCGTCGGGTCCGGGTCAAAACGGGAGAAGTCTTCGCGGGTTGACCCGGTGATTGGGATATCAATCATAGTGCTAACGCTAATGATCATGTTGATGTGGGGACGTTTGTGTGCGGTTCTTTGTACATGTACTTGGTGTTACTTTCTCCCTCGTCTCAAACGCAAACGCATTGGTGGCGGTAAAGCCGAAGGCAAAGATGATTCGGATTTGAACTCTGCGGCTTATAAGAAAAAAATCGTTTTGGATGGATTTCTGGTACGGCGGCAACGCCGCGTTTTGATGTGACCACGACTTTATTATTGATTGCTTTCCCTTTAGTTAATCTCTGTTTATTCATTAATTTTGTACATGTCTTAACGACTGATATTATTCACTTCATTCATCATTCGTGCACGCACATTTCAATATCCACTGTCATTTACAGTTGTCTATTTACTCCTTCTGTTTCATAGTTTTAGTGTTTCAAAAAGATGTGTGTGTGTGTTTTTTTTTTAATTTCAATATATAAGTTTTTAACATTTCTAACCAATTTTTCATTTATTAAATATAATGTGACTAATCAGATTATACAAATCTATTTTAATATTAGTTCAATTATATCTAATATATATATATTTAATGATACATTTTTAAAATTAACAATTTTCTTAATCTTTGTGTTCTTAACTAAAACAATTTATATTATGAAACAGAGTATGGTTAACATTTTTTTAAAGTAAAACCTTTTCTATTAGCTTTACTAAATGTGCAAAATTCCTATGTGATAGATGAAGGACTAATCTTTTGGTTTACAAGATCAGTTGATAAATTATAAGACTGTTAATTACAAAGCTATTGATTAGTCTGGTAAAACAACCTTTCCTAGCTTAATATACCAACATTTTAGTTCCAGTGATCTAGCTTTAATTTACTTTCTGCCAAAAAAAAATCTCAACAATGAAGTTAGTCCTGAGGTAATGATCATCAGTGGCGAAAAAGCTAACCTCCCAACTTGAGAAACTCGATTGATAAAGAGAGGCGAGAATCCTCTAAAGCCTAGTTAGATCCTCCCCCAAGACCTGCACCTCTCAGCTCATGAACCAAATCTCAGAATCTCAACACCTGAAAAAACCACCACCACAATAAACCAGGGCTTTCTTGTAGC
This genomic interval from Brassica oleracea var. oleracea cultivar TO1000 chromosome C2, BOL, whole genome shotgun sequence contains the following:
- the LOC106324645 gene encoding uncharacterized protein At5g23160, which produces MGKPERKAREKTFSSSSYFLRCFGISRKIHSHKPTLDDDAGQDRRRWFSRATKCRLKNCQIKTMPEKQNWTIEDDKQNLLRVIRQVTNQKNVAAVEQKTKEKKMSEQRDINPEPLTLSGYDMCYEQASTTTVRVGKLEPNKTVGSGSKREKSSRVDPVIGISIIVLTLMIMLMWGRLCAVLCTCTWCYFLPRLKRKRIGGGKAEGKDDSDLNSAAYKKKIVLDGFLVRRQRRVLM